In Bacteroidota bacterium, the genomic stretch CCCGCTTCTTTTTATACTTCTGTCAATACACTAAATTTGAAGGGCAAATATAATTTAAAAAATTAATATATATTAAGTTTGATAAAAAATAATTGCCTTTTTTACAGGAATATTTTTTATACTTTCAACCTGATTATTAGCAGTTTTCGAAAAAAATACAATTCCAAAACGCATCGTTTAAAACTAACCTCCCCTCAACTTTCATTCGAATAAGAAATTCGAAAATCCAGTATGCTATTTATCCCACTAAATTTATTATTCTAGTTTTATAGCAAACTTAAACAAATAACTTTTAAAGCCATTCATTTATTTCAATATTTTCGATTCTCTCAAAAAAAAAATTCTCATTTCCTAAAAAATCCAGAAATTGATTTTCTACAAAAAATAAAACTTAAATTTACGTATGTTTAAATTTTAAACAATTTATGAAGGTACTTCACCTAAGCACCACGGACATTTCGGGAGGAGCAGCGCGGGCTGCCTACAGGTTGCATAAAGGCTTGCAGGAAATAGGCGTCGAGTCATATATGTTGGTTCAAACCCGGATAAGTAAGGATTCATCGGTACTCAGTACTAAAAATTTATGGAATAGCTTATTTTATAAATTTTTTACCTGGATAGATACAGTAATTTTGTCCTTCTATCCACAAAGGGATAAAGTATACTTTTCACTGGACCTCAAACATATAAATTTATTAAGGAAAATCCGCCAAATCAATCCGGACATAATTGTATTAAATTGGGTGAGCGGTTTCATGGGAATAAATCAGTTAAAAAAATTCCACAAACCTGTACTCTGGATTCAGCATGACATGTGGGCTTTTACAGGTGGCTGCCATTACAACAGGGATTGCATTCAATTTAAAACCTCCTGCGGAAACTGCCCTTTACTGAATTCAAGGTTAAAAAATGATTTAAGTTCAATTGAATTTAAGAAAAAACAAAAAACATATAACAGAACAAAAAATTTGTACATCATTGCTTTAAGCAGCTGGATGGGAAATTGCGTCACAGAAAGTGAACTGTTCAAAGACAAGACAACAATACATATCCCCAATGGCATTGAAACTGATATATTCCACCCCCGGGACAAAAATGCTGCCCGAGAAATTTTCCATCTTCCTGCCGACAGAAAACTCATATTATTCGGAGCATCCTGGGCAACAGCAGAAAAAAGGAAAGGATTCGATTATCTTTTAAAAGCACTTGAATTTTTAAAAGACGGAAATTGTGAATTAATCGTGTTTGGAGAAGCTCAAAATGACCTTTCAAAAGAATTACCCTGCAAAATATATTTCATGGGCCATCTTAATGACGATGTATCGCTGTCGCAGTTGTATTCTGCTGCAGACGTCATGGTTGTACCTTCCATACAGGAAAATTTATCCAATGCCATTATGGAATCCATGTCGTGTGGAACACCGGTGGTTGCTTTCGGTATAGGAGGAAATGGAGATATGATCGAACATAAAAAAAATGGCTATCTGGCCAATCCTTTTGATGTGAAAGATCTCGCCCTCGGAATTCAATGGGTTTATGAAGATGACAAACGTTGGGAAACACTTTCTTCAGAAGCCAGGCTAAAAGTTTTAAGAGATTATTCCTGCATCAAAATTGCCGGAGAACATCTAAACCTTTATCAAAAAATCCTTAACGGATCAGTAATAAAGCCAAATGCTCAAAATATAATAAAATCTTCAATTTTAGACTTTCCCCAAAGAGGGTCAACTGATCAGCTATAAATTACTCGGATTTTATTTTTTGCAGTATTCTTGTAAATTCAGGCGAGCTGCTTATTTCAGCAAAAACCGGGTCCTGT encodes the following:
- a CDS encoding glycosyltransferase family 4 protein; this translates as MKVLHLSTTDISGGAARAAYRLHKGLQEIGVESYMLVQTRISKDSSVLSTKNLWNSLFYKFFTWIDTVILSFYPQRDKVYFSLDLKHINLLRKIRQINPDIIVLNWVSGFMGINQLKKFHKPVLWIQHDMWAFTGGCHYNRDCIQFKTSCGNCPLLNSRLKNDLSSIEFKKKQKTYNRTKNLYIIALSSWMGNCVTESELFKDKTTIHIPNGIETDIFHPRDKNAAREIFHLPADRKLILFGASWATAEKRKGFDYLLKALEFLKDGNCELIVFGEAQNDLSKELPCKIYFMGHLNDDVSLSQLYSAADVMVVPSIQENLSNAIMESMSCGTPVVAFGIGGNGDMIEHKKNGYLANPFDVKDLALGIQWVYEDDKRWETLSSEARLKVLRDYSCIKIAGEHLNLYQKILNGSVIKPNAQNIIKSSILDFPQRGSTDQL